The Primulina tabacum isolate GXHZ01 chromosome 16, ASM2559414v2, whole genome shotgun sequence genome window below encodes:
- the LOC142529273 gene encoding uncharacterized protein LOC142529273, giving the protein MGTLVGHVAPGFGFFVIGLWHLFNHVKLHALNPKSYTSSPWFPTSRIKYLELYLIMVGSSISIAMELVIGPEQHQPLDPDGTIPSVHLHNFEHANISLSFFAYACLSIVLDKIAPPAQYGITNFLGGVAFGQQLLLFNLHSSDHMGVEGQYHWLLQIAILVSLCTTLLGINYRKSFLNSFVRSTSIMFQGVWLIVTGYMLWTPSLIPKGCFINLEESHEVVRCHKHEDLERAKSLVNIQFSWYVVGLTIFVVAIYLVMIKLYSKRIQYQSLTKFVIQDDDEDDVEAQKNVDNIKVGDQVKSFLQIGKSFTPMDMER; this is encoded by the coding sequence ATGGGAACTCTTGTAGGACATGTGGCGCCCGGATTTGGCTTCTTTGTGATAGGATTATGGCATCTCTTCAACCACGTCAAACTTCATGCCCTGAACCCCAAATCCTACACCTCTTCACCATGGTTCCCGACTTCAAGAATCAAGTACTTGGAGCTCTACTTGATCATGGTGGGAAGCTCCATCTCCATAGCTATGGAGCTCGTTATAGGGCCGGAACAACATCAACCACTTGACCCCGACGGAACCATCCCTTCTGTTCACCTCCACAACTTCGAACATGCCAATATATCTTTATCTTTCTTCGCTTACGCATGTTTATCAATTGTGCTAGATAAGATTGCCCCTCCAGCACAATACGGGATCACAAATTTCCTCGGCGGGGTGGCATTTGGGCAGCAACTCCTACTCTTCAACCTCCACTCATCGGATCACATGGGGGTCGAGGGCCAATACCATTGGCTTCTTCAAATTGCAATACTTGTATCACTTTGTACCACACTTTTAGGCATCAACTACCGCAAGAGTTTCTTGAATAGCTTTGTCAGGTCTACAAGTATAATGTTTCAAGGGGTTTGGCTAATAGTAACAGGCTACATGTTATGGACCCCTAGTCTAATCCCTAAGGGCTGCTTCATAAACCTGGAGGAGAGTCATGAGGTGGTCCGGTGCCACAAACATGAAGACCTCGAACGTGCCAAATCGCTAGTCAACATTCAATTCAGTTGGTACGTCGTTGGGTTGACAATTTTCGTGGTCGCGATTTATCTAGTCATGATCAAGTTATACTCCAAAAGAATCCAGTATCAATCCCTAACGAAATTTGTCATACAagatgatgatgaagatgaTGTCGAGGCGCAAAAAAATGTAGACAATATTAAGGTAGGAGATCAGGTCAAGAGTTTTCTACAAATTGGGAAATCATTTACCCCAATGGACATGGAAAGGTAG